The following proteins are encoded in a genomic region of Nicotiana sylvestris chromosome 4, ASM39365v2, whole genome shotgun sequence:
- the LOC138889562 gene encoding uncharacterized protein translates to MEAFQEMLGFAKYLKDLITKKRTTKNEVVNMTHWVSSIIATTTVQKKKDPGVFTIPCTIGARDFSRAFCDNGASINLMPLAIYKQAGLLMPRTTIDKEIPIILGRPFLATGRALMDSEWNEIKFRVNDEEVTF, encoded by the exons AtggaagcatttcaagagatgttgggttttgctaaatatttgaaagacttgaTCACCAAGAAGAGAACCACCAAAAATGAAGTGGTGAATATGACTCACTgggttagttccatcattgcaacaACCACCGTTCAAAAGAAAAAAGACCCAGGAGTTTTCACTATTCCATGTACTATTGGGGCGCGTGATTTTTCAAGAGCCTTTTGTGATAATGGGGCTAGCATCAACTTAATGCCTCTTGCCATTTACAAGCAAGCGGGATTACTTATGCCAAGGACCACAA ttgacaaagagatccctatAATCTTGGGGAGACCATTCCTTGCCACAGGAAGAGCACTAATGGATTCGGAATGGAATGAGATCAAATTCCGTGTGAATGATGAAGAGGTTACATTCTAA